The Candidatus Uhrbacteria bacterium genome has a segment encoding these proteins:
- a CDS encoding DUF2090 domain-containing protein: MRNPFLPRLAILAFDHRAFFKKNLTKQDDVIRDYKRVIYDGLLRAIELGVPREDAAMLVDEDYGMELHVDAQMRGVTRILTTEQSGQEEFLFQYGDEFGDHIDKLRPAYAKALVRYRADGDGELNQRQLSRLRMLSDWCLMNRVGFLVEPLVTPTEDELARYGQDRFDRTVRPRLTVEMIRQFHVAGVEPAIWKIEGMELAEDYDLVAKTARSDGRAHVGVVVLGRAEEVDHVERWLIAGKNVDGVCGFAIGRTIFWEALQALYEGKITREEAVEQIAKLYAHFYQVFFG, translated from the coding sequence ATGCGCAATCCGTTCCTTCCGCGGTTGGCGATACTCGCGTTTGATCATCGCGCGTTTTTCAAAAAGAATCTCACCAAGCAAGATGACGTGATCCGCGATTACAAGCGCGTGATTTATGATGGTTTGCTGCGTGCGATTGAACTTGGCGTACCGCGTGAGGACGCGGCGATGCTTGTTGATGAGGATTATGGAATGGAACTCCATGTTGATGCGCAGATGCGAGGTGTGACGAGAATTCTTACGACGGAACAAAGCGGACAAGAGGAATTTCTGTTTCAGTACGGGGATGAGTTTGGTGATCATATCGATAAACTGCGTCCCGCTTATGCTAAGGCGCTTGTCCGTTATCGCGCGGATGGCGATGGGGAGTTGAATCAGCGCCAGCTTTCTCGGCTGCGCATGTTAAGCGATTGGTGTCTCATGAATCGCGTTGGTTTTTTGGTGGAGCCGCTTGTAACGCCCACGGAAGATGAGCTCGCGCGTTATGGACAAGATCGATTTGATCGCACCGTGCGTCCGAGGCTGACGGTTGAGATGATTCGGCAATTTCATGTGGCGGGAGTGGAGCCGGCGATATGGAAAATCGAGGGAATGGAGTTAGCGGAGGATTATGATTTAGTCGCGAAGACGGCACGTTCTGATGGACGGGCGCATGTCGGGGTTGTTGTGCTTGGACGCGCCGAAGAAGTCGATCACGTGGAACGATGGCTGATCGCTGGTAAAAATGTCGATGGCGTTTGCGGCTTTGCGATCGGACGTACGATTTTTTGGGAGGCGTTGCAAGCGCTGTATGAAGGAAAGATTACACGAGAAGAAGCCGTCGAGCAGATCGCTAAGCTCTACGCGCATTTTTATCAAGTATTTTTTGGCTAG